In one Spirosoma rigui genomic region, the following are encoded:
- a CDS encoding lipase family protein, giving the protein MLLTKSLFTLLLIGVLVVVAPTACQTSSVPDPAAPAPARTLVSSSLLNEFSAAQLRNRYTGATSLLRLFIRYGVRAYRLEYNTTDTDGKPIKASGAVIIPTDATTLVPMLSMQHGTIQSDADAPSNFNTSSEAYTFGSVFASQGYIIAAPDYIGYGASKDRPHTYEQRAGLATASLDMLRATREFLADNNVGWDKRLFIAGYSEGGYATMALQKKLEEETSNEFNLVASSCGAGAYDKPAFMRQVVNEPTSGIASINRLYIWVLLTYDRIYGLNRPMSYYFKEPYATQIADRGKDVDITVSLHTIFTDSFRKGINDGTDTAFLKAVQDNDIHDWKPRTNTRLYHGDADNTVFYLNSQNTYQAMQNRGATNVTLETLKGANHATGILGFITGTYSFFGTVPAQ; this is encoded by the coding sequence ATGCTCTTAACAAAGTCCCTGTTTACGTTGCTGCTGATTGGTGTCCTGGTCGTCGTGGCACCAACGGCCTGCCAGACATCCAGCGTTCCGGACCCGGCCGCTCCCGCCCCGGCGCGAACATTGGTCAGTAGTTCACTCCTGAATGAATTTTCGGCTGCTCAACTTAGAAATCGGTATACAGGCGCCACGTCCCTGCTACGGTTGTTCATCCGCTACGGCGTACGGGCCTACCGGCTGGAATACAACACGACGGATACTGACGGTAAACCGATAAAGGCGTCGGGGGCAGTTATCATCCCGACCGATGCCACAACGCTGGTGCCGATGCTGAGTATGCAACACGGCACCATCCAGAGCGATGCCGATGCTCCGTCGAATTTCAACACCAGCAGCGAAGCCTATACCTTTGGGTCGGTGTTTGCTTCGCAGGGGTATATCATTGCCGCGCCCGACTATATTGGTTATGGCGCGTCAAAGGATCGTCCGCATACGTATGAGCAGCGGGCGGGTTTAGCAACGGCTTCGCTGGATATGCTGCGGGCAACGCGGGAGTTTCTGGCGGATAACAATGTGGGCTGGGACAAGCGACTCTTTATTGCCGGCTACTCGGAGGGCGGATACGCAACGATGGCGCTGCAAAAGAAGCTGGAAGAAGAAACGAGCAACGAATTTAACCTGGTTGCGTCGAGTTGCGGAGCAGGAGCTTATGACAAACCGGCGTTCATGCGGCAGGTCGTGAACGAACCAACCAGCGGTATTGCCAGTATCAACCGGCTCTACATATGGGTGCTTTTGACCTACGACCGCATCTACGGTCTGAACCGGCCTATGAGTTATTACTTCAAAGAACCCTATGCTACTCAGATAGCCGACCGGGGAAAAGATGTGGATATTACGGTTAGTCTGCACACGATCTTCACCGACAGTTTCAGGAAAGGAATAAACGACGGTACCGACACCGCATTTCTGAAAGCGGTTCAGGATAACGACATCCACGATTGGAAGCCGCGGACGAATACGCGACTGTACCACGGCGACGCCGATAACACCGTATTTTACCTGAACTCGCAGAACACCTATCAGGCTATGCAAAACCGGGGTGCGACTAATGTCACGCTCGAAACCCTCAAAGGGGCTAACCATGCTACGGGTATTCTCGGATTCATTACGGGCACTTATTCGTTTTTTGGAACAGTTCCGGCTCAATAA
- a CDS encoding glycoside hydrolase family 130 protein: protein MRNYKLRRLSNQPILKTSDVKPSVEGFEVLGAFNPAACLVGDEVILLLRVAEAPKAEKGVLSIPLIEEQDGVPTLTVKHLAEPDGDYDPRVVTVHGKQYLTSLSHLRLARSKDGITFDIDDEPFLFPARMDESYGIEDARITHLDGKYWITYTAVSEHGPGVGLAVTTDFRTVDRVGMILPPPNKDVALFPRQINGKYVLLHRPMVSDIGKPSVWLAESEDGIHWGNHRFLFGGRGLTDPQYAWEGGKIGAGPEPILTDEGWLVCYHGADPGHAYSLALALLDKNDPSIVLDRSHEPLLTPELDWERVGFFPNVVFSNGWVQWPDSGKIWVYYGAADSGVGLAELVTD, encoded by the coding sequence ATGCGCAATTATAAACTTCGGCGTCTCTCTAACCAACCAATTTTAAAAACATCTGATGTTAAACCATCCGTAGAAGGATTTGAGGTACTCGGTGCGTTCAACCCGGCCGCCTGCCTGGTTGGCGACGAAGTGATTCTGTTGCTGCGCGTTGCGGAAGCGCCCAAAGCGGAGAAAGGCGTTCTCTCGATTCCGCTCATCGAAGAGCAGGACGGCGTTCCTACGCTGACCGTCAAGCACCTGGCCGAGCCGGACGGCGATTATGACCCGCGGGTCGTTACCGTCCACGGCAAACAATACCTGACTTCCCTCAGTCACCTCCGACTGGCCCGCAGTAAGGATGGGATTACGTTTGACATCGACGACGAGCCGTTTTTGTTTCCGGCCCGTATGGACGAGTCATACGGGATCGAAGACGCCCGAATTACGCACCTGGATGGAAAATACTGGATTACCTACACGGCCGTATCCGAACACGGGCCGGGCGTAGGGCTGGCCGTTACAACCGACTTCCGCACCGTTGACCGGGTGGGAATGATTTTGCCGCCCCCCAACAAAGACGTGGCCCTGTTTCCCAGACAGATCAACGGAAAATACGTTCTTCTGCACCGGCCTATGGTATCCGACATTGGCAAACCATCGGTCTGGCTGGCCGAATCGGAAGATGGTATCCACTGGGGAAACCACCGTTTCCTGTTCGGCGGCCGGGGGCTTACCGACCCTCAGTACGCGTGGGAAGGGGGTAAGATTGGCGCCGGGCCGGAGCCGATCCTGACCGATGAGGGCTGGCTGGTTTGCTACCATGGTGCCGATCCCGGCCACGCTTACTCACTGGCGCTGGCCCTGCTCGACAAAAATGATCCTTCCATTGTGCTCGATCGTTCCCACGAGCCACTGCTCACGCCCGAGCTTGACTGGGAGCGGGTGGGCTTTTTCCCGAATGTGGTCTTTTCCAACGGCTGGGTACAGTGGCCCGACAGCGGCAAAATATGGGTCTACTACGGAGCCGCTGATTCGGGCGTGGGCCTGGCCGAACTGGTCACCGACTAG
- a CDS encoding adhesin: protein MINQTLFDQDDDVLMMNPDPETAALDDDDDDDFDGGADFDELGSGAASGYGDADLDDIDEADLDDIDLSEELDDDDVEDDLDDDSM from the coding sequence ATGATTAACCAGACACTGTTCGATCAGGACGATGACGTACTGATGATGAATCCCGATCCTGAAACTGCCGCGCTCGATGATGACGACGACGACGATTTTGATGGCGGTGCCGATTTTGATGAACTGGGCTCCGGTGCCGCCAGCGGCTACGGAGATGCCGATCTCGACGATATCGACGAGGCTGACCTGGATGACATCGATCTAAGCGAAGAACTGGATGATGACGATGTTGAGGACGATCTCGACGACGACAGCATGTAA